TTCAGCTGGTTAAACAAGAGGAAGGTGAAGCACACAGACATACCgacagaaaaggaggaaaaggtgGCGCTACACTACACTGTCAAGCAAGCACGGCACTAGTAGTCACATGCACCATAGTGTCACAGGATTTTCCCCCTCAATGAACAAAAAGCACTGatccaaacaaaaagaaaaaactgctaCTCAACCAATTCActgcagaaaatgtctggacacaataaatttaataaaatggCAGTTTATGCAGCAGTTATATGCGGAATGATCTGGGATCACCCTGGCATGCTCAGACTGGCGGGCCTCTATTGTGCATTTACAGATTTCTTTATGGGgcggaaagagacagagagaggatggatATTatgtggggaaaagaaaaatgctttgCTGGGCAACTAAGCAAAAAGTGTCCAATTCATTATTTCCCATTCACAGGGGCGTGGGCATAGCCAGGAGCACAGACCCTTGTTATATCACCGTGCTGGGGCCAGCTGCCGGTCTGACTCTGGCAGGGGGGAGACATGCTGCGGGCTGGACAATGGCTGGTCAGCAGAGGGCATTgtgagcggtgtgtgtgtgtgtgtgtgtgtggtggggggagggaaggggagggaaggggggagggaaggggagggagggtgcgGGTGTGCTCTCCTGGAGTCGTACATTCAGACTGGTCCAGTCTTTTCTCTAGAGACGTGTACATTCGAAAAGACGGGTGGACAGGCCAACTTAACATGGACTGTACTACATTCAGTTTGAACAATTTAACCAATTCGTGTCAATGTGTAAATTTAGAGTGCAATAAATTGAAGGGGTGGGGGTGTAAATACCCAGAAGCTTCTTATAGATACagcacactgtaaaacaaagaagccTGGATGCAAAAAGGTGCACATATTTCATGTCTTAAATGGgtcatatataaatacacattatCCAGGTATATATCTTTAAAAGCTTGTCTAATTGTGTAAACACAAGGACTACGATTGTACGGGTGGAGGGGCACAAATGATTGAATGCATGCAGGTGCTGGGAAACCAATGTGAACACTGCTTCAAGGCCCAGCAAAGCAGAAATCTGCTCGAGAGCAGTTTACAGCAACCAAAGACCAAACTGCCCAACAAACAGCAAGTATGGCATTCGTTTTCAACGAAACTCAAATATGAAACTCGACAACGATAAGAAGGGCCAAAAGCTTACCATGACTTATACATTCAATAAGACTTGAGACATAAGGTTGGCCCCATTTTAGTACCATgaataaactgttttttaaagtgCACTCTATCATCAATAGTGATTCATTAATACCAATTGTCACGCCAGGAAGTCAGGGCGAGTTGAGCTCATAAAGAGGAAGACTGATCTGAGCATGTCAGGGCCCTGCCTAGTGAGGGCGGAAGCCTTGTCTGTTGGGGATGAGGGGGGAGACCTGCAGGAAGGGGCCGTTGTACTGGGCACAGGTGGACAGCCTCAAACAGAGCGTGTTTAATTCCTCTACATGCACTTCAAGATCACAGCAAGAGTGAGCTAGAATATCGAAACGGAGAGAAGAGCTTTCATGCAAGAGATCTAGGTCACAGGTACAACATTGCAAACAATTCAAACTGGAGGTTAAACTAGGGCTCCCGACTGCGTCAGTACCAGATGATTCTGACTGatgacagcagcagaggaggagggaggaagagggggaggatgacAAGCTCTCTACTGGGGGATAAGGCTGGCTGCGGCCGCCTTTCTTTTTAcgcctcttcttcatcctcaacCCTCAGCTCTGCTGGTTCTGCTGACGGTTCTTGGAGTAACTGGTGAAGACGAAATTGTAATCGTTGAACTGAGCCAACTGGCGGTCGAGACGCTTGTAGCCATCAAGTTTCTGGGCAGAAGAAAAGACACTGCGACATTTGGAGCTCTGGAGGGGCAAACgcaatgagaaaaataaaatttacagTGAAACTTAAGTTTGAATaaaattttgtttgtgttttatacaCACCTGATTGACAAAAAGGGTTGTCACAAATTTTCCTGGCTTGAAAATATCCACCACCTTCCTAATTAAATCATCATAGGACGTCGCAGAGAGGTTGGTTTCGAAGCTGACGTAGGAGAACTCTGGCTCAGGTGTGATGTGGATGGTCCAGTAAGTTCCCTACAGAGAACACAATGCAGAGAATTTAAAGCACAGAACTGTGGAAGTAGCTGGCAAGATGTAGAAACAAGCGGGAACAAGTAAAAGTCACTAACGTCAGTCTTCATTCCATTCATTGAGTATCCACAAGGGTTGAACATTGTGGCGTCGATCACAGAACCTGGTATCAGGTCACGAATTCCACTCATCTGCAACAAGTGATGAAGGACAACTGTCAGCATCGATTCACGCTGTGTGCTCATGTCCAGGTAAAGCCCCCGCCAGATCATCTGAACAGGCTAAACCTGTTCGTTTCACAACACACCCCAGGGAGACGTTGGGCCAAGATGCTACTTACACGAGTGACATCACTTGCAGAAACACCATCTTTCATATAGAACTGGTCCATAATGGCTGGATCAAGGTCGCTCATCAGAACTTCCAGTGTCTGATCTGCATGCTTGTTTTCCCAGAACTCTGGTAAGTCCAGGGTAAACAGGTACCTGTGGGTGGCCACACAGTGAAGGGTTATGTAAGTCTATTACCAGGGACACATAGATTAAATAATAAGTGTGAAGGAGGCTCTGAACAagcattcatatttaatagaaACCAAGAGAAATGGCATGACCTTTTCACCTCCATCTCATGATCTGTTACACATCACAATGTCAAGTAACAAAATCCTGCTGTGGCTGAAATTGAAACAACACAAGCCTCGACTAACAGCAGTAAACTtaatttttaaagatgtttattGAGCCAATGATAATTACATACATGTAATATATTGTTATACTAATGCTCTTTTTCATTACTCtgataaaattataaaattacattttattacttaaaaaatgtattgagttCAAAACTTTGTCTTTCCTTGTGGTCTTCCTCAGCCACCTACACCTCTCCTGTTTCCCTGACCTAGACCCCTTTTCACCCATTGACTTGTATAATGTATAAGATCATAACTCAGGAATGTCTTTGTGCGACGCGTGATATGAGGGCTTACCAAATTATATAGAATTGTAAGAGTCTGTCCTTTAAGACATAATATGTCTTAAAGGACAGACTCTTACAATTATGAATGATGATACTTACCAGCAGTCAGAGTTCAAACGCCCCATACAGTAGGCGGCACcatctggagagaaaaaaaaatattgtttcagttCAGATATGGTAGCTAAAACATGAAGAGGCACTGCATCATCTTATCTAAATTAGAACCCTTTAAATACCccattaaatcatatttttcttggaGTCTCCAGGTTAATGTccataagtaaataaatatactgtacaaagagcagaaaattaaaaaaaaatgaataaatggaatAACCAGTTAGACCAAAAAATGTATCCGATCCACATCAGTATACACTTTTATGTATTGATTGGGATTTCCCAATTTGGCGAACCTTacctttttgaaaaaattattaataaaatgaattagAAAATGACAGAGCGGATGTGCTACATACTAGGGAAAATCTGGCTGAGAAAGTCCACTTCCTCCTGGAAGTTTCGATGAGGGAACTCCTGATGGGTTGGCTTCATGAAGTTTTTGCGGGAGTAGAAGAAATtctaggaaaaaaacaaccaaaaaatgaccacaaaacACGGTCTAGTCAGTGCCACAAATCACTACATGTGTTATACAGGAAGTGCAAAAATCCAGATACTTTGAATATCAATGTGGACATatacagcacacatattactatattaatatatacataatatgttatatatacacataaataatgCTCTGTGTCCAACCTCGATGGCGTCAAAGCCGCAGTACTCCCTGGCCAGTTCCAGCAGAGGGACCAGTGCTTGCAGCAAGAGGGTGGTTCCGCACGTCTTCAAAATGAAACGTCTCTTGGAGACAAACATGCTACTCTCACTATTGAGGGGAAAGAGGACAAGAAGGACATGAAGTTTCTGTACTGAAACTCTGTTTATCTGCCACTGTAAGAGATGTTCCGATTCTGATACCATTATTAGATATGCCTCCAAGACAGCCAAAAATGCTCAGAAAAAATTGCTCAGGCTTGGGCAAATACACAAAATCTCCCATTCTATCTTTTTGCCAGGGGAGGGGGCTGCTCTGTCACTCATATGCCTGAAACACGCCAACTAGACAAAGACGCTGCCTATAGTTACTAATTACAATGGAAGAAAGAACTATACATTTAAAAGTGTGGTTACACTTCAGTGAATGTCAGTTAAAGTTGATTCTGACAATACTCATTGCCACAAGTGCAACAAGTCCTTTGCATGTGAGGGCAGAAACAAAAGTAATGTGTGGAAACATCTTGGTAAAGTCCATCACATGCAGCCGGAGAGATAGTTTCCCACAGCTTAGCTTAGCTCATAGTTCCATCAGCTGTAACCCAAGGTATGTCAGTCTATGTAGGCTATGAGTTAACAAAATGATACCAACATGATTGCTATGGGTGCACtaattaattaaatttgaaatggtCAGAGCATCATCAGAACTGTTGAGAAATTCATAGTTTCAGTTACATCTCACTGCAGGCAAAGAATGTCTTTTGAAGTATGCAAGAGGAAGGTCATTATCAGCACATTAACTTATccataaaagtttattttcccGTCATTTGATTGAATTTGTTCCTAAAAATAACTAAAAGATAATAACCAAAATCTTTACCATAGCCATCCAAAgctcacacattcaaacatcaGGGAACACATGAATCATTTGGAAATATGGATCCACATTACCAAGAGGAGCCAAATGAAAACTCTAGGTAATTTATCTTAACACACAGATGCTTAAACCACATAACTAGAACTGAGTCGAGTGTAGTGACAGGGGAGGTACTGTTCAGAAAAAGTGGTATTACAATATGCCTGTAGGTGGGAAATCCCACTCATCAGATACCAAAGTTGGTTTTAAGAAATCATTAAATAAACAAAGTATTCGCTCGTTCTAATTCACCCTGGTTGTGTGCCATCTGCAGTGGACTGCTTGCAGTCTCTATTAGACTCCAGGACTggtgggaaatgaaaaaaaaaagaaaaaagaaaatcccaaaaatgttttaacctcATCACGAGTGGGGTTGTTTTGACTATGGTGactaaaaatgtaatcacttcTTGGTTGTCATGACAAAATATTCAGTTGTTGGCAACTGTGGTCTCACAGCAGATTTCATACTGAGCCCAACAACCCTTTCGACACTGTTGAAGCAGGGTTTTCTTGGATTTTTAACAATTGTTGTCCTCCccgtttgggtgtgtgtgtgtgtgtgtgtgtgtgtgtgtgtgtgtgtgtgtgtgtgtgtgtgtgtgtgtgtgtgtgtgtgtgtgtgtgtgtgtgtgtgtgtgtgtgtgtgtgtgtgtgtatatatatatatataataagacTACTATAAGACTATGCAGCatgtaatgtataatgtatgCTCCCTTTGGTCTTGTCTTATCACCTGAGACTGAGTGACTGGGCTGTAAATAACAAGCAGCTTAGAGGCGACGACAGTCTAATCCTTTGTCTCTAATCAGTAGGAAAACAGAGGAGTTATTGTGTAAGTAAACAGCGAGCACTCACCTGAGTATATAAGCTTCCTGCTTGTCAGTCTTTGTCACACTTATGATCAAACAATGCACATTCTCCAAAAGTTTGTCCCACTCAaacctaaaagaaaaatgagagggCAAAATTTAGTGTGTTGGGACAAATCCATTTGAAATGACCAGGTCAACATGTGAAACTGAATccaataacaagaaaaaaaaccaaatactAAACATACCAACATACTAAAAGTAAGCAGACTTGTTTAGACACGGCCTTTTAATAAGTAAAGCACACACTCATTCTACATTCCACAGCGATGGCCTGTAGGGAAATCATTATAGGGAGGGAGGGTTTCTGGATATTATGGAGCTAAGGGGACtatcagaaaacaaacaagcaataATCTcacatggataaaaaaaaaacagacatttcagTACTTTGTCACCTGGGGGGGGGTACTACAGTACACTTCTTCAGTCTGAAGACAACAAAGGAGGGGTTCTGGCAGCAGCACTCTCCTCAACAAGAAGGCTCCTCCTGCCGCTGCCATCCCCCCACCCAGTCCCCAGCAGCCCAAATGCAGCTGCGTCACACTCTCACTACAACCTTGGACGGGCAGCCTCATGGCATTCAGAGCGCCATGTAGGAAGCACAGCACAACCCGGGCCGGTAGAGAAAGAGCGCGAGGAACACCATTGCTTAATGGGGAATTTACCAGCAGCTGATGATGCATTGTTTGCCCCCTGAGAGCTGGACAGCGCTACATGAATTGATACCTTTTTCTGAAGAACAAGAAAGGTGTCTCAGTGAACAACTGCACTGTCAGCACAGCAGCTGTCCTCTTAGTGCAGGAACAGATCTACTCACAAAGCAAGTGTCAACAGTAAATCTTAACTCACTGAccggcttttttttcttcttctttttttaacacagggTCGCAATCATGTACATTTAGTGGACATTTATAATGTTCACTAGATAAGGTTTTACGGCAAGTTAGGTCGAAACCATGGGACATTTGCCAGATAAGAAATGTATCTGGTCAATCTTGCTGACATTCACCCTAAAATGCCTCCACATCAGAAAGATCAATCTCATagcaaattggaaaaaataattctggCAGCTTCAGGTAACCAGGTGTCCCAAGATACATACTGCAAGTAACTGAAAACCAAAACTCCCCAGTTCATGTCTGGCCAGGGACCTTTGTTGCATGCCAGCTCCGCTTCATCCTCATAGCAACTGGACAAACACAGGGGACATAGATGTGGCTCAGAGATTAAATTCATCATAATAACACAGATGCCATCTTAAAGATGGGAAACCCTAATGCCAGGCCATGTTTTATCAGAGTCACATTTCCCTGACAAtcattgacagaaaaacaatcatATTCGCATTAACTGCAGCCTTCACACATGTGCAtatcaaactgtcaaaaactTTCCAACATTAAGATTGAACCATATCAACTGTCTCCAAATGAATTATGATGTATTTTGGATCCTGGAAATCCTACCCAACCGTCAAAATAGGTGACAGGTTTATGGTACCTCACCATAAACCTGTACAGCACCCAAAGGATACCAAAAGATAATACCCATCCCAGCCACACAAGTTCAGTGCATTTTTTTGATCTTTAAAGTCTACCATTATGGATATTATTTTGCaaattttcataatttgaaaTAGTCATGGGCCTGTTTCCGGTTTCAAGTTATGACTATTAAATAGTCACGTTTCCGAAATCACCATTATTGTCAGGATGAGCActtttttctctgacacacactttaCTTAAAGTGTCCTGTGCTGCCAGGTGTTGTAGGAGTGGCGAATGTCCGGTCTGGTATGGAGCAGTCCGCACGGTGTGAACGtggcgtgtgtgtttggtagagcgagagagagagagcagggagcaAGTGTACCTTGAGTTTGACTGGACcccggagggagagagacttgGCACGAGTAAAGAGAGAGATTATTTGGAACATTAGTAAATGTATGTTAACATATAGAACATGACTATATACTGCTCTGGACTGATTGTGTATGTTATATTGAGACAGACAGCTATTCTGTCTCAATATAATAAATTCCGCAGAAGAAGCCTTGGTGCCACATTGTTGAAGGAAAGTGAGCATGCTGGTCCCGGAGCGAGAGGGCGCTTTGGCCCTTGGAGAAAGTGAACATCTTCCCTGCTTCCCGACTACGGCCTGGATGCCAAGACCAACACCGGCTGCTCCGGTGCACGGTCCAAAGTCAAACTCAAAATGTTGCTCCTGTGCTCAGTTGTGTCAGTCTTCTCTGTTCAGGCTATTGCATAAAAAGGGAGAATATGATGATGACTCACCGCAGCTGTGCCAATCATGCCCACCTGGCACTGCTCCCACTGAGCCAGCTCCGCTCTGGCTCTGCTCTCGCTCCTACAGCTGAGAGCCAGAACCACACTGACCTCCACAAGTGTTTACAGACGTCCTGACTAAGGAACTTAAAAGTGCAGTGGAATCCTCCAGGTTGTgtaatgtgcagaggaacagCTCTCTCCAACACGAGCGGTACAGAGCAGTCTATATTCATGTTCTACATGTTAACATACATTTACTAATGTTCCAAATATTCTTTGTCATTTagagattaaatacattttgttcaatggcaaaaaatgtgcaacatttgtttttacccCTGGATTTTACAATAACACATTCTAGAGGTGCGCGATGCCGTTCTCAACATCATTGACGGCAAATTTTTTATTCAGCCTTAGACTTAGATACACATTTCTATCAAAACTGAGCAAGATCGATCTCATCACCAAAAATGTCTTTGGGAAGGTTGGGGCTTAGCAAAAATTTGCCATATCTTATTAACATTTGTGCAATAATCACATAACTTGGACCTGAATTTCAGTCAGTGAATGATATTAGGTATATTGAGTCCAACCCACAGTTGGTAACACAAATTCAAAAGACCCGTACCTGAAAACAGTGGACAGAATTTCCTAATTCAAGATGCTGGTGAGCAACCCTGATTATTCTCACTGGAGACTCACACCAGTGTATGGTACACCAAGTGTCAATAATATCGGATGAAGAGGGGACAAATTATGCAATTTTTGCAATGCTGCAGGGTTTGTGCTGATGAAACGATTGTGATTGGACTCACTGCTTCTTTAAAACAGAATTACACAAGCTTATGTTACTTTGCTCTGCCTTTTCAACCCTGTCACCTGCTTGTTGCTGCTCATGATTTTGGATAAATGAGCTGCTTCCATCtgttgagcaaaaaaaagggtcagAGCCTGTGATCTGCAGCATGTAGTACCAatataacttttgtttttgcgaGTCTGTAATTCTGTTCCCAATCTTATGTTCCACCACAAAGATAATTTACTTTAATATTAAATCTCTTATATATGAGGGCTCCAAACTTTTACATTGGTTGCAACTCTTCATTTTGGGGCACCAGAACATAATTTAGGTGCactcaaaatgttttgctgcaCCTTTTGGCACCTCAATAACACACATATTATACctttcttgacagttcccatatacattggtaTTTTCTTAACACATTGTGTAAATGACTGCAAACAGGACTAAAGGGGCTTTTTAATGAGGATGATATGGGACTTCATTGTTGTAAATGGTAGCTCTTCTTTGGCGATATATTTAAAGCAGTGTCTATTACCATTTCTGACTCCAAGCAGCGAGGAGTATAATGGATGAATATTTGTTTCTCAGACTGTACACAGttacattgttgaacactgaacagcactattttaacaaataactaataaaaagtacatgatgtgtgttgagtgatggaaCTAACATTCAAAGGGAAAATGTAacaactcaatatgtacagtaaatctgtTACATAAAGTCCTGTCCACTGCTCTAAAGGGTTGTAGGCCTTTCACTATGAACCTGGTCACAGCGAGGTGGAACTCATTCACCCTCACACTAGCTGTAGCTGTGAAGGGGCTTTGGGCTTGTCTTTGACTGGGCCCAGCAGAAGTAGAACTTTCAATTAATTTTTCGACTGATTTCCATGAGTTactgcctttacttgcaaaaaaaaagttaacatttcAGGGCAACGAGTGTTGTCGCGATCGTTTTAGTGAggtacaaccagactttcgacTCGTTCACTTTGACAGACCAACTAAATGTCAGGTGCACCGGTGCGACCAAGGGCAATTTTTAGTCgcactgcacagatttttgGTCGCACTCTGGAGCCCTGTATATTAAGACCAGGTATAAAGAGGGTCTTAGTGCTTTTGGATTTCTGAAATGTCTATGGTTCAATCACTATACACAACTCATCGTTTACATGGTATaatttattaatgatttataGTGAATTCATCTTCTGTTCCCATTTGTGAAAACAGTAAACCAAGCAGCATCTTTTACTTTACATCTTACAACTAGCCTGTGCCAGACCTATATGTGTTATAGGCTAATCAAACGTTTAATTTCTTCAGGTCAAAAATATGTTTACGTGAAACA
This sequence is a window from Scophthalmus maximus strain ysfricsl-2021 chromosome 18, ASM2237912v1, whole genome shotgun sequence. Protein-coding genes within it:
- the amd1 gene encoding S-adenosylmethionine decarboxylase proenzyme, giving the protein MMEENGAHFFEGTEKLLEVWFSRQDETKGTGDLRTIPRFEWDKLLENVHCLIISVTKTDKQEAYILSESSMFVSKRRFILKTCGTTLLLQALVPLLELAREYCGFDAIENFFYSRKNFMKPTHQEFPHRNFQEEVDFLSQIFPNGAAYCMGRLNSDCWYLFTLDLPEFWENKHADQTLEVLMSDLDPAIMDQFYMKDGVSASDVTRMSGIRDLIPGSVIDATMFNPCGYSMNGMKTDGTYWTIHITPEPEFSYVSFETNLSATSYDDLIRKVVDIFKPGKFVTTLFVNQSSKCRSVFSSAQKLDGYKRLDRQLAQFNDYNFVFTSYSKNRQQNQQS